AGCAGAGTGCCCAGGACCCGCGAGCACTGCGGTCGTCATGCCGTCACCCGCTGCGGCTCGCGTCCATCGGCCTCGTAGTGTCGCAGGAAGAGCTCTTCGAGCGTGGGCGGCTGACTCACCAGGCTGCGCACTCCGGCCGCACCCAACACCTGGATCAACTCGCCCAGGCTTTCACTTTCCACCTGAGCGTGCAGCACATTGCCCACGATCGAGACATCCTGCACACCGGGGATCTTGCCGAGATCGCCAGGATCGCGGGTGAGTTCCGCTTTGATCGAGGTGCGGCTCAGATGGCGCATCGACTCCAGGGTGCCGCTCTCGACGGTCCTACCCGCTCGAATGATCGTGACGCGCTCGCACAGCTGTTCCACTTCCGCCAGGATGTGACTCGACAGCAGCACCGTGGCGCCGCGGTCGCGTGCTTCGGCGACGCATTCCCGGAATACCTGTTCCATCAGCGGATCCAGTCCGGATGTCGGCTCATCCAGCAGGAGCAGGTCGGCATAGGACGAGAACGCGGAAACCAACGCCACCTTCTGCCGATTTCCCTTGGAGTAGGTGCGCGCCTTCTTCCGCGGATCGAGATCGAAGCGTTCGATCAGCTCGATGCGGCGTGTCTCGTCGATACCGCCGCGCATCCGCGCCAGCAGATCAATGGTTTCCCCGCCGGTCAGCGAAGGCCACAACGTCACATCTCCCGGCACATAAGCGATGTCGCGATGCAGTTCGACGGCATCGGTCCACGGGTCACGGCCCAGCAGCGTAGCCGTCCCCGACGTTTTCCGTAGAATGCCGAGCAGCACCCGGATGGTTGTGGACTTGCCCGCGCCGTTCGGACCTAGGAAGCCGTGAATTTCCCCTTGGGCGACTTCGAGATTCAGCCCATCCAGCGCATGTACCTGGCCGAACTGCTTGCGAAGGTCGCGCACTTCGATCACGTTGCTCATTGATTCTCCTCAGGTGAATCGGGGGATGCGATTCGCTCGCGCTCGGCGAGCAAGGTGTCCAAGGCCATCCGGTCGGTCAACAGACTCTCGGTGTAGAGCTCCACCGCGGGCAGCAGCATCTCATCGGCATAGTCACGCAATGCTTCGCGATAGTCGATCTTGCCGTCGGCATCCTGGCGCAGCTGCAAGAACAGCATCATGCTGCCGCCGCCGACCATCGCCAGGTAGCGAGCCCTTGCTTTCGGATCCCGGCTGGGCCGTATCGTGCCTGCCGTCACGCCCTCGGCCAGATACTGCTCGGCGTCGGAGACCGAACGCTCGAACAACGATGTGGCAAGCTCGCCCCCGGTTTGATAACTGCGTGCAATGTAGGCAATCAGCGGTGCGAACTCCTCGATCTCGGCGAGCGAGGTGAGCAGTCCCGCCGGAGTGGGGTCGCGCATGTACTCCGACTTCGCTTTGCGGACGACTTCGAGCACGTACGCGTCGCACTCCGCGCGCAAGCTCTTCTTGGACCCGAAATGGTGGTTCACCAGGGCAGGCGACACCCCGGCGGCAGCTGCGATAGCGCGAACCCCGATGAAAAACCCTTGCTCACCGAATATCACGATCGCCGTGTCCCGGATCCGGGCTCGTGCGGTCAGGTCGGCATCAGATGCTGGTGCTAAACGCATGTTCAATATACTAAACAGACGTTCAGTCGCGCCGCAAGCAGTTGGCCCATGCGGACCCCGTACCGGAAAGACAGGCCGCGCAGGGGGTTACGCATTCCCGCAGGTAGACAAAGGTGCGCCCGCCAGAAGTACATCATTACCGGCGGTGACCTTCAGACCGGTCGGCCGGCCATTTCGAAGCGACGCGACGAAGCTCAGTTCGCCGGTACCGGGTGGAATGAGCCTGTGTCGGGATTCCATCCCTTGACCACGACGGCGTCGGCAGGTTCAGCAGGCCAGCACTGAATCCGGATGTGCTGCCGACCGGCAGGGTCATCCGAATCCTCGTCGTATTCCTCGTTATCGACCGACCGCGCCAAAGACACGCGCAACCGCAGCCACCCCTTCGGAACCGTCACCAGATCACCGTCGTCCTCGCCGTAGGTCGGACAAGTAAGCCTCAACGTGCCGGAGTCGGCTCGGAGGCTGCACTCCGTCACCGTGCCGAAGGCATCCTTGTCATCGGCCGGCGGGGCGTCGGTCACGTCGATCGTGACAGCGACATAGCCGTTGACCCCTGTGCAGATGCCGATCGCGTCATCCGCCATCGCCAAGTAGTCGAGCAGCGCGGAATCTGACCATTGGTCTGCCAGCTCGGTCGAGGAGCCGCTATCGAGGAGGTGGATTTGCTGGTAGTCGGAGAACACGGTCAGCTCTGTTGCCACAGTTCTCCTTCATACCTGGTTCTCAGGGACGCTCCGCGTGGCTGAGAATGGTCAGACCGCCGACCCGCTGTCCGGCCGGGCAGCGGCCACTCCGATAAAAGTCCGCTCGAGGGGTGTCGGCGTTGGCGCCACGACGCCCGCGACCGCATCGACCTGGCCGACCTCCTGATGGACTCCGCACACCTACCGCAGGACAACCGGAATCGCGGAAGTCGCTCCACCGCAGCCGACATCGCTCCGCCGCCGATCGCAGGACCAGCCGGTCCAGCGGCGATGCGTAGTGACATCGGCGCAGGTCAGGACCATCTACCTGGACTTTTCCCGGCTACACGCGGACTCTGCTACAGTCTCGTTTGACGACGCATCGTCACGCCGATGTAGTTCAATGGCAGAACTTCTGCTTCCCAAGCAGACAGCGCGGGTTCGATTCCCGTCATCGGCTCCACCAGAAACCCGCCCTGACCAGGGCGGGTTCTTTTTTAGAATCACAGCACGAACAGTACTGTACCCAAAGCTGTACCCAATGCGCATTCCGAAGGCGCACAGCCGAATGGGGCGAATCACCCCAGTTCAGAGGGTGCGGAGCCGTTGCCTGAACTCCCCCGATGGCAATGGCAGCGCAAGACACCGGCCGGATTCCACACGCGCAAGCCGAGGAGGCCAGCGATCTGAACTACCTCGCCGCCCGGCTGCGATACGAGCTTGGCCGGGCCGTCAAGACTGCCGCGGCACTCCACATATGTTCCAGCCCTCCGCTCTAGAACTCGCCGGCACCCAACAGAGCGTGGCCGCGCGACATCAGCAGGAGGGACACTGCGCAAGCGGGAGTCGAGGTGCGGACCACGCCCGGCGGCAAGACGGAAGATGTTGCGATGCAGGGGTTCAGCGGCAGCAGTTGGGGTCGAGCACGACGCATAGTGCCGCGAGTGCGTCGCGGTGGGCACGGTGGATGACGTTCATGCCGTGACGTTCGGAGCTGACCAGGCCTGCTTTGCGCAGTTGGGTGAGGTGGTGGCTGACCGTGGATTCGGACAGTCCGACCGCGGCGGCGAGATCACCTCCGTTTTCGCCGCTGCCGGGACTGGCCAGTAGCAGCGACATCAGCTTCACCCGGACGGGGTCGGCGAGCGCTTTCAGGCGCAGCGCGACGTGCAGTGCCGCGTCGTCGTCGATCGGTCCGGCGGCTACCGGCGCGCAGCAGACGGGGGCGGACATATCGATGACGGGCAGCGCTTTGGGCATGGCCCCGATCCTACCTAGGGAATTGACTTATGTCGAAAAGGTGGCAGACTCGTCGCTGTCAGCTCTTCGATATATGTAACACAAGTGGAGGTCATGATGTCTCGTGTTCAGCTCGCTCTCAATGTGGATGATCTGGAGCAGGCGATCGGGTTCTACTCGACCTTGTTCGGTGTGGAGCCGGCCAAACGCAAGCCGGGATATGCGAATTTCGCGGTAGCCGAGCCGCCGTTGAAGCTGGTGCTCATCGAGAACCCGGGCCACGGCGGCAGCGTGAATCACCTGGGGGTGGAGGTGGATTCGTCGGAGAAGGTGCATGCCGAGATCGCGCGGTTGTCGCAGGCCGGTTTGTTCACCGAGGAGCAGATCGCGACGACGTGTTGCTTCGCGACCCAGGACAAGGTGTGGGTCACCGGCCCGAACGCGGAGCGGTGGGAGGTTTACACGGTGCTGGGCGATACCGAGCACTTCGGCACCGCCCCGGAACTGACCGGGATGAGTGACGGGGAGGCGGTGCAGGCCTGCTGCGGCACCGACGGTCGCGGCGAAACCGAGCCCGAGTCAGGGACCGGGGTCGCGTGCTGCGCGCCGGCTGCCCGGTAGGGCTCGGACTCTGGAGTGAGTGATGTCGATACCGCGCCCGCGGCAATCGGATTGCCGCGGGCGGGGCGCCGCCGGGTGCTGGCGGTGCTGTGCCTGACGCAAATCTCTAGTTGGGGGATCTTGTATTACGCGTTTCCGGTGTTGTCGGTGTCGATCACCCGCGACACCGGATGGTCGGCGCCGGTGATCACCGCGGCGTTCTCGCTCGGCCAGCTCGCGACCGCGCTCACCGGTATCCCGGTCGGGCGGGTACTGGACCGGATCGGGCCGCGGCTAGTGATGACCGCTGGTTCGGTCGTCGCGGTGGTAGCGCTGCTGGTGGTCGCGGTCGCACCGAATCTGTGGGTGTTCTACGGCGGCTGGGTGGCGGCCGGCGCCGGGATGGGGGCGGTGTTGTATCCGCCGGCGTTCGCGGCGTTGACCCGCTGGTGGGGTACCGACCGGGTGACCGCGCTGATGATCCTCACCCTTGCCGGTGGGCTGGCCAGCACCGTGTTCGCCCCGGTCACTGCTGCGCTCGATGAACGCACCGGTTGGCGCGGAACATATCTGGTGCTGGGGGTGGCGCTGGCTGTGCTGACCGTCCCGGCGCACTGTGCCGGGTTGCGTGGGCCGTGGCCGCCTGCTCCGGCTCCGGCCGAGCCCGCCCATGCCGATCACATAGGTATCGCGCGCAGCCCCGGGTTCGCCGCGTTGGTGGTGACGCTGTGCCTGGCTGCGTTCGTCAGTTTCGCGGGCGTGTTCAACCTGGTGGCGCTGATGCAGGAACGCGGCTTTTCCCCGAGTCTGGCCGCACTCGCGTTGGGGTTGGGTGGGGCCGGTCAGGTGCTGGGCCGCATCGGGTACCTGCCGTTGGCGCGGTATACCGGCCTCACCGTCCGCACGATCGTGGTTTTGGTCGCGCTCGCGGTCACCACCGCGCTGCTGGGCGTTGTCACCGGTGTCGTGGTGTTGATCGCGGTGTCGATCGGTGCCGGGCTGGTGCGGGGAATCTTCACGTTGATTCAGGCCACCGCGATCACCGATCGGTGGGGCGCGACCCATTACGGGCGCCTCAACGGGCTGCTGTCCGCGCCGGTGGTCATCGTCTCCGCGCTCGCTCCGTGGGCGGGCACCGTGTTGTCGGCGTGGTCCGGCAGCTACGCCCACGCCTATCTCATCCTGGCCGTCCTCGGCACTGTGGCGGCGGTGTTCGCCACGCAAACCGTCATTTCATCGAAGAAAGTCCCACTGTGACACACGAATACGAATACGACTCCGTGGTCATCGGCGGCGGGCAGTCCGGCCTCGCCGCCGCCCACCACCTGACCCGCCGCGGGCACCGAACCGCGATCCTGGAAGCCGCGGGTGAGGCGGCCGGGTCGTGGCCGCGCTACTACGACAGCCTCACCCTGTTCTCACCCGCCCGCTACAGCGCTCTGCCCGGGCGGCGGTTCCCTGGTGATCCAGACCGGTATCCGCACCGCGACGAGGTCATCGACTACCTGCGCTCCTACGCCGCCGGCCTGGACACCGATATCCACACCCACACCCTCGTCGAGACCGTCACCCACAACGGTAGATTCGCGGTCACCGCCGGAACCGGTGCGGTGTTCACCGCGCCGCGGGTGATCGCCGCGACCGGGTCCTTCAGATCCCCGTATCTGCCGGTCCTGCCGGGCCAGAACGAATTCGGTGGGCAGATCCTGCACGCCAGCGACTACCGCAACCCAGCCGAGTTCGCCGGGCGGCGGGTGATCGTGGTCGGCGCGGGGAACTCCGCGGTGCAGATCGCCGCCGAGCTGGCAGCCCACAGCGAGGTGGTCCTGGCCAGCCGGATGCCGGTGAAGTTCGTGCCGCAGCGCCCACTCGGGCGTGACGTGCACTTCTGGTTCACGATCACCGGGTTCGATGCCACACCACTCGGCCGGTTGGTGAAGCAGGCGCCGACCCAGCCGGTGCTCGACGGCGGCCGCTACCGCACCAGCATGGCTGCCGGAGAACCCCCGCGTAAACCGATGTTCACCCTTCTCGATCACGACAGTGTGGTGTGGCTGGACGGCACCCGCACCCGGGTGGACGCGATCATCCTCGCCACGGGCTACAGGCCGCACCTGCCGTATCTGGCCGGGATCGGCGCGCTCACCGATGCCGGTGCGCCCCGCCACCGCCACGGGGTGTCCACCACCCACCCGGGTCTGGGATACCTGGGTCTGGAGTGGCAGCGCACTCCGTCGTCGAACTCGCTGCGCGGCGTCGGCCGCGACGCGGCCTACCTCGTCCGCCATCTCCAGCCCGCTGCGGCTCGCCTCCCGGAACAAGCACGATGACGACGTTCCTGGGCGCGGGCTCGGATTCGTTGGTGCGTGGTGGGCGGGTGGTCTCCGATGACGGCACCCAGATCACCTACCTGAGCCGGGGCACTGGTCCGGTGATCCTCACTGTGCATGGCGGTTTGGGCAGCGCGGTGGGCATGCTGCCGCTGGCCGGCCACCTCGCAGAGAGCTACACGGTCGTGGCCATGAACTGCCGCGGACACGGCACCTCCGGGCCCCCACAGTCGGCACCCGACATCACACACGAGGTCGCCGACATCCTCGCCGTCATCGACGCGGTCGGTCCAATCGAGGTGTTGTTCGGCTACTCCTACGGCGCAGTCCTGGCCCTGGAAACCGCACTCACCGCCCCCGCGCGCATCCCAGCACTCGCCGTCTACGAACCACCCCTGCCCATCACCTACCCGGTACCCGACATCGCCGCGGTCGACGCGGCTTTGGCGGCAGGCGAGTACGAGCACCTGATCCTGCAGGCCTCGGCCGCCGCTGGAGGGTTTTCATCGGCAGAGCTGGCCGCACTGCGAGCGGATCCATTGTGGTGGTTCAAGGTCACTCAGGCCCCGACCCTCGCTGCGACGCTGCGGGTGCTTGCCGGTCTGGACCCGGCCGTAGACCGCTACGCCGTGATCACCGCACCAACCACGGTGATCACCGGCACCACCAGCGCCGACTACATCCTGCAGGCCGCGGACCTGCTCACCGCCGTGATACCGGAACTGACGCGTAAAGCGTTGCCGGGGCAAGGCCATCACGTCGACCCCGCCGTGCTGGCCGAGGCGCTGACCTCCTCACTACCTCCCGGCTGAGCGGTGTGGCCGGCAGGGTTGTCGGGGATGCCTCGGCCACCGCGTCGAGGCCAGCCGGTTCAGGCGTGGGCGGGCAGCAGCTCGGCGATAAGCGCCTCGACCCGGGCCCGGATCTCGTCACGGATCGGGCGCACGGCCTCGACACCCTTGCCGGCCGGGTCCGGGAGGTCCCAGTCGCGGTAGCTGACACCGGGGAACACCGGGCAGGTGTCGCCGCATCCCATGGTGATGACCACATCCGAGGACTCCACGGCGTCGAACGTCAGCACCTTCGGCGACTGGTCGGCGATATCGATCCCGACCTCACCCATCGCCGCCACCGCTGCCGGATTGATCGATTCGGCCGGAGCGCTGCCGGCGGAGCGAACTTCGATCGCGCCTCGGGCGAGGTGGGCCAGGAATGCCGCGGCCATCTGGGAGCGGCCGGCGTTGTGGACGCAGACGAACAACACACTGGGCTTAATGGTCATACGGGGACAGCCTTTCAAGCAGAGGGATGTCGAGTTCGGCGAGCAGGGCTTGGACACGGGCGGTGATGTCGTCGCGGATCAGGCGCATGCGCTCGATGCCCTCGACACCCCACTCCGAAGGCTCCACGGTGTCCCAGTGCTGCACCCGCACTCCCCCGGGAACGTGGGGTCGGGCTTCACGCCCCAGCACGACAACCAGATCGGTGCGTGCGAGCAGCGCAGCATCGATCGGCTTGGGCACCTCACCCGCGGTGGGGGCGCCGACTTCGTCGAGCACCTGCAGCGACAGCGGATTCAGCGCCGCACCCGGGTCGGTGCCGGCCGAATGCACCTCGATGCGCTCGCCGGCGGCCTGGCGCATCAACGCGGCCGCCATCTGCGACTTGCCGCTGTTGCGCACGCACACGAGCAGCACCGTCGGCGTGCTCATCGCAGCGAGGCCCCGCCCGAGGCAGCCTCGTCACGGAACCGGTTGCGCAGGGCGAGAGAGACATACACCAGCGCCACCAGGACCGGGACCTCGATCAGCGGCCCGACGACCCCGGCGAGTGCCTGTCCGGAGGTCGCGCCATAGGTGGCGATCGCGACCGCGATGGCCAGTTCGAAGTTGTTGCCCGCCGCGGTGAACGCCAGCGTGGTCGTGCGCTCGTAGCTCAGACCCATGACGGCGCCCAATAAATAGCCGCCGCCCCACATGATCGCGAAGTAGGCCAGCAACGGCACGGCAATGCGCACCACATCCACCGGCTGGGAGGTGATCCGGTCGCCCTGCAACGCGAACAGGATCACGATCGTGAACAGCAGCCCGTACAACGCCCACGGCCCGATCCGCGGCAGCAGGGTCGACTCGTACCAGTCGCGTCCCTTCGCGCGTTCACCGAAGCGGCGCGTCAGG
The DNA window shown above is from Nocardia sp. NBC_01730 and carries:
- a CDS encoding MFS transporter; translation: MSDVDTAPAAIGLPRAGRRRVLAVLCLTQISSWGILYYAFPVLSVSITRDTGWSAPVITAAFSLGQLATALTGIPVGRVLDRIGPRLVMTAGSVVAVVALLVVAVAPNLWVFYGGWVAAGAGMGAVLYPPAFAALTRWWGTDRVTALMILTLAGGLASTVFAPVTAALDERTGWRGTYLVLGVALAVLTVPAHCAGLRGPWPPAPAPAEPAHADHIGIARSPGFAALVVTLCLAAFVSFAGVFNLVALMQERGFSPSLAALALGLGGAGQVLGRIGYLPLARYTGLTVRTIVVLVALAVTTALLGVVTGVVVLIAVSIGAGLVRGIFTLIQATAITDRWGATHYGRLNGLLSAPVVIVSALAPWAGTVLSAWSGSYAHAYLILAVLGTVAAVFATQTVISSKKVPL
- a CDS encoding alpha/beta fold hydrolase, giving the protein MTTFLGAGSDSLVRGGRVVSDDGTQITYLSRGTGPVILTVHGGLGSAVGMLPLAGHLAESYTVVAMNCRGHGTSGPPQSAPDITHEVADILAVIDAVGPIEVLFGYSYGAVLALETALTAPARIPALAVYEPPLPITYPVPDIAAVDAALAAGEYEHLILQASAAAGGFSSAELAALRADPLWWFKVTQAPTLAATLRVLAGLDPAVDRYAVITAPTTVITGTTSADYILQAADLLTAVIPELTRKALPGQGHHVDPAVLAEALTSSLPPG
- a CDS encoding ArsI/CadI family heavy metal resistance metalloenzyme; this translates as MSRVQLALNVDDLEQAIGFYSTLFGVEPAKRKPGYANFAVAEPPLKLVLIENPGHGGSVNHLGVEVDSSEKVHAEIARLSQAGLFTEEQIATTCCFATQDKVWVTGPNAERWEVYTVLGDTEHFGTAPELTGMSDGEAVQACCGTDGRGETEPESGTGVACCAPAAR
- a CDS encoding arsenate reductase ArsC, with product MTIKPSVLFVCVHNAGRSQMAAAFLAHLARGAIEVRSAGSAPAESINPAAVAAMGEVGIDIADQSPKVLTFDAVESSDVVITMGCGDTCPVFPGVSYRDWDLPDPAGKGVEAVRPIRDEIRARVEALIAELLPAHA
- a CDS encoding TetR/AcrR family transcriptional regulator, with amino-acid sequence MRLAPASDADLTARARIRDTAIVIFGEQGFFIGVRAIAAAAGVSPALVNHHFGSKKSLRAECDAYVLEVVRKAKSEYMRDPTPAGLLTSLAEIEEFAPLIAYIARSYQTGGELATSLFERSVSDAEQYLAEGVTAGTIRPSRDPKARARYLAMVGGGSMMLFLQLRQDADGKIDYREALRDYADEMLLPAVELYTESLLTDRMALDTLLAERERIASPDSPEENQ
- a CDS encoding arsenate-mycothiol transferase ArsC — translated: MSTPTVLLVCVRNSGKSQMAAALMRQAAGERIEVHSAGTDPGAALNPLSLQVLDEVGAPTAGEVPKPIDAALLARTDLVVVLGREARPHVPGGVRVQHWDTVEPSEWGVEGIERMRLIRDDITARVQALLAELDIPLLERLSPYDH
- a CDS encoding ABC transporter ATP-binding protein, whose translation is MSNVIEVRDLRKQFGQVHALDGLNLEVAQGEIHGFLGPNGAGKSTTIRVLLGILRKTSGTATLLGRDPWTDAVELHRDIAYVPGDVTLWPSLTGGETIDLLARMRGGIDETRRIELIERFDLDPRKKARTYSKGNRQKVALVSAFSSYADLLLLDEPTSGLDPLMEQVFRECVAEARDRGATVLLSSHILAEVEQLCERVTIIRAGRTVESGTLESMRHLSRTSIKAELTRDPGDLGKIPGVQDVSIVGNVLHAQVESESLGELIQVLGAAGVRSLVSQPPTLEELFLRHYEADGREPQRVTA
- a CDS encoding Rv2640c family ArsR-like transcriptional regulator, whose translation is MPKALPVIDMSAPVCCAPVAAGPIDDDAALHVALRLKALADPVRVKLMSLLLASPGSGENGGDLAAAVGLSESTVSHHLTQLRKAGLVSSERHGMNVIHRAHRDALAALCVVLDPNCCR
- a CDS encoding flavin-containing monooxygenase gives rise to the protein MTHEYEYDSVVIGGGQSGLAAAHHLTRRGHRTAILEAAGEAAGSWPRYYDSLTLFSPARYSALPGRRFPGDPDRYPHRDEVIDYLRSYAAGLDTDIHTHTLVETVTHNGRFAVTAGTGAVFTAPRVIAATGSFRSPYLPVLPGQNEFGGQILHASDYRNPAEFAGRRVIVVGAGNSAVQIAAELAAHSEVVLASRMPVKFVPQRPLGRDVHFWFTITGFDATPLGRLVKQAPTQPVLDGGRYRTSMAAGEPPRKPMFTLLDHDSVVWLDGTRTRVDAIILATGYRPHLPYLAGIGALTDAGAPRHRHGVSTTHPGLGYLGLEWQRTPSSNSLRGVGRDAAYLVRHLQPAAARLPEQAR